A genomic segment from Thermus albus encodes:
- a CDS encoding TRAP transporter small permease produces the protein MLRRLEELLLALLLGGMATLAFANVLTRYLLHYPLAFSEELLVNAFVWATLLGIAIGLREGQEGAHIRFVALTEALPAGWRRGFIALGFAVFALLFLLLAYLAWGQARDDLVLRATSPSLGLPNAVYTLPTPFLALWVAFRALEGAWRSLKG, from the coding sequence ATGCTGAGGCGCCTCGAGGAGCTCCTTCTGGCCCTTCTCCTGGGTGGCATGGCTACCCTGGCCTTTGCCAACGTGCTCACCCGCTACCTGCTCCATTACCCCCTGGCCTTCTCGGAGGAGCTCCTGGTGAACGCCTTCGTCTGGGCAACCCTCCTGGGCATCGCCATCGGCCTGCGGGAGGGCCAGGAGGGGGCCCATATCCGTTTCGTGGCCCTGACCGAGGCCCTGCCGGCGGGCTGGCGCCGGGGTTTCATCGCCCTGGGGTTCGCCGTGTTTGCCCTTCTCTTTCTGCTTCTGGCCTACCTGGCCTGGGGGCAGGCCCGGGACGACCTCGTCCTCAGGGCCACCTCTCCCTCCCTGGGCCTGCCCAATGCGGTCTACACCCTGCCTACCCCTTTCCTGGCCCTTTGGGTAGCGTTCCGGGCCCTAGAGGGGGCGTGGCGGAGCCTCAAGGGGTGA
- a CDS encoding DctP family TRAP transporter solute-binding subunit, translating to MRRILAGILVLLGLALAQFKGEYKLSVVVAPNTAWGMGAQKFADLVREKTGGRVNIKIYFSGQLFAGQQTNEFQLLRTGVADFAIGSTINWSPQVKELNLFNLPFFFPSYKELDAVEEGQAGKAIFQRLRQLGAEPLAWGENGYRQLTNSKRPVRSPEDLQGLKIRVVGAPIFIDTFRALGANPTSMSWAEVLTALQQGVIEGQENPIVGVIIPYKLWELGQRYLTVWNYVIDPLIFAASAQTWRTFPSDVQKAIQEAALEAARYQKALARAGMDDGTALKYLASMGIKVEITDPLAYLRSQGVQVTVLSPLEIGRFRDRVAGVVQRWMNEIGGTLVVQAEADKKRVR from the coding sequence ATGAGGCGGATACTGGCGGGGATTCTGGTGCTCTTGGGGCTGGCCCTGGCCCAGTTCAAGGGCGAGTACAAGCTTTCCGTGGTGGTGGCCCCCAACACCGCCTGGGGCATGGGGGCTCAGAAGTTTGCCGACCTGGTCAGGGAGAAAACCGGGGGCCGCGTGAACATCAAGATCTACTTCTCGGGCCAGCTTTTTGCCGGTCAGCAGACCAACGAGTTCCAGCTGCTCCGGACTGGGGTGGCCGATTTCGCCATCGGCTCCACCATCAACTGGTCGCCCCAGGTGAAGGAGCTCAACCTCTTTAACCTTCCCTTCTTCTTCCCCAGCTACAAGGAGCTGGATGCGGTGGAGGAGGGCCAGGCGGGGAAGGCCATCTTCCAAAGGCTCAGGCAGCTGGGAGCGGAACCCCTGGCCTGGGGGGAGAATGGCTACAGGCAGCTCACCAACTCCAAGCGCCCCGTGCGTTCTCCCGAAGACCTCCAGGGCCTGAAGATCCGGGTGGTGGGCGCCCCCATCTTCATCGACACCTTCCGGGCCTTGGGCGCCAACCCCACCTCCATGAGCTGGGCCGAGGTCTTGACGGCGCTGCAGCAGGGCGTCATCGAGGGCCAGGAGAACCCTATCGTGGGGGTGATCATTCCCTATAAGCTTTGGGAGCTGGGGCAACGCTACCTTACGGTCTGGAACTACGTGATCGACCCCCTCATCTTCGCCGCCAGCGCCCAGACCTGGCGCACCTTCCCTAGCGACGTACAGAAGGCCATCCAGGAGGCGGCCCTCGAGGCAGCCCGGTACCAGAAGGCCCTGGCCCGCGCGGGAATGGACGACGGCACCGCCCTAAAGTATCTGGCCTCCATGGGAATTAAGGTGGAGATCACGGATCCCTTGGCCTACCTGCGCTCCCAAGGGGTGCAGGTGACCGTGCTCTCGCCCCTGGAGATCGGGCGCTTCCGGGACCGGGTAGCGGGGGTGGTGCAGCGCTGGATGAACGAGATCGGGGGAACCCTGGTGGTCCAGGCGGAGGCGGACAAGAAGCGGGTCCGTTGA